One part of the Bacillus sp. FJAT-45350 genome encodes these proteins:
- a CDS encoding VanZ family protein: MLLIKDINNAQPIIKINQKLISSLFKLFFGLYIFVLLYVTLLAWNYGASLGPEGPGGRNYNLTPFRSIYRISVYSKDIMDPIRILLGNIVLFIPFGLLLPLAFKKFAKSFFIIIFMGMSVSIFIEICQFVFTYRVSNIDDVILNTVGTMIGVIVFKIVRIVKRRVIFMHS, translated from the coding sequence GTGTTACTAATCAAAGATATAAATAATGCTCAACCAATTATTAAAATAAATCAGAAACTAATCTCGTCACTTTTTAAGCTATTCTTTGGTCTTTATATCTTTGTCTTATTATATGTGACCTTGTTAGCTTGGAATTACGGGGCTTCTTTAGGTCCTGAGGGGCCAGGTGGTAGAAACTATAATTTAACACCATTTAGAAGCATTTATCGAATATCAGTATATAGTAAAGATATTATGGATCCAATACGGATTTTACTAGGTAATATCGTCCTGTTTATCCCTTTTGGACTATTACTTCCTTTAGCGTTTAAGAAATTTGCCAAGTCATTTTTTATTATTATTTTTATGGGAATGTCAGTTTCGATTTTTATAGAAATATGTCAGTTTGTTTTTACGTATCGTGTATCTAATATTGATGATGTTATTTTGAATACGGTAGGAACAATGATTGGTGTAATTGTATTTAAAATAGTTCGAATTGTGAAAAGAAGAGTTATTTTCATGCATTCATAG
- a CDS encoding TVP38/TMEM64 family protein codes for MKKKLGIAVMYLVVAILIYFYGESILSWMRHSGKDSVVITSIVATLLALFPIIPYPVIGGIIGAAYGPVLGAVVTWIGSALASILMFMFVRFGYQDWGMKVLSSNKGLNKITILFEKNAFLTIFTTRLIPVIPSILVNVYSALSRVHFIPYSIASSLGKVPSMILFATVGSTIATNPKELIYIILFYGTFLAIVYISYKLWRKRVLSKVKIKTPY; via the coding sequence ATGAAGAAAAAATTAGGCATTGCGGTTATGTATCTAGTAGTAGCAATTCTTATCTACTTTTATGGGGAGTCTATTCTTTCTTGGATGAGACATTCAGGAAAGGATTCAGTTGTAATTACCTCAATTGTAGCAACACTTTTAGCATTATTCCCAATCATACCTTATCCCGTTATCGGTGGTATTATCGGTGCAGCTTATGGTCCTGTTCTTGGAGCTGTCGTCACGTGGATTGGTTCAGCACTTGCATCAATCCTAATGTTCATGTTTGTACGGTTTGGCTACCAAGATTGGGGTATGAAAGTTCTAAGTTCAAATAAAGGCCTTAATAAAATTACTATACTATTTGAGAAAAATGCGTTTCTTACCATTTTTACAACAAGACTAATTCCAGTAATTCCATCAATTCTTGTTAATGTATATTCCGCCCTTAGCAGAGTACATTTTATTCCATATTCAATAGCTTCTTCTTTAGGTAAAGTACCATCTATGATATTATTCGCAACTGTTGGAAGTACGATTGCCACAAACCCTAAAGAGCTAATATATATTATCCTTTTCTACGGCACATTCTTAGCAATCGTTTATATCAGTTATAAATTATGGAGAAAAAGGGTCTTATCAAAAGTAAAAATCAAAACACCTTATTAA
- a CDS encoding copper resistance protein CopC, whose product MKKILFALLLFLLIFPHFVLGHSYVERSFPSDGELITEPLKEIELYFDGGIEEHSHITLLNEDGSEIEIIDQIVTSPTLTALIATPLENGAYVIEWNALGSDGHATEGSILFSVSIEDETQGIEEPATDEIQQTDDEVLVDEEIESTEEINSNVDTDSTNTFTIAIIGLIVIGLVFLFVLRRKK is encoded by the coding sequence TTGAAAAAGATCTTGTTTGCTTTACTATTATTTTTATTAATTTTTCCACACTTTGTATTAGGACATTCATATGTTGAGCGTTCGTTCCCGAGTGATGGTGAACTAATAACTGAACCTTTAAAAGAGATTGAACTGTATTTTGATGGTGGAATAGAAGAACACTCCCATATAACACTACTAAACGAGGATGGTAGTGAAATAGAGATTATAGACCAGATAGTGACTTCTCCTACCTTAACGGCACTAATAGCAACACCGCTAGAGAACGGTGCATATGTGATTGAATGGAATGCATTAGGAAGCGATGGGCATGCGACAGAAGGCAGCATTCTATTTTCTGTTAGTATCGAAGACGAAACTCAAGGAATTGAGGAACCTGCCACTGATGAAATACAGCAGACGGACGATGAGGTTCTTGTAGATGAGGAGATAGAATCTACTGAAGAAATTAATTCAAATGTAGATACTGATTCCACTAATACATTTACTATAGCTATCATTGGACTAATAGTTATTGGCCTTGTATTTCTTTTTGTACTAAGAAGGAAGAAATAA
- a CDS encoding copper resistance D family protein: protein MAIVSNVLLYVAFAFLTGYALLQLVPTNVRPELTFKKKYVYYLLLIIIVAGFLPILSISQFISVQYEASFIKTLGNVMSSYNMGTSWLLMVLLTAFIALLVKIDIAYSRYIVFVIVLGLHFAAGWASHAVSLQSIQGLLANSLHFIAVTAWIGTVLVIGFFSKEFSNWRGFVRWFSPLAIFAVGLLFLSGFLLMGMIVPEYVNSWALTYGQLLLLKHLLIIPILVFGFSHGFLLRRKIAKAESFSIRSFRLEGLIAIVIFVVTAIMTETTPPHEVARTLQFVEPSALFLNFYHGQIIPFPGLGIVIGLPSILFFIFSIALVTMLLIFVFKQKRLFVASIVAVAFILSTYIALMVSVVQNDSNVDMTLYSTVEEAVEAGVVEGENPTVLQTVTHLNQYKVVLYHVNNERLVTELLHIEENGDGYYRLPESMLTVGGVPISQAEHKIRTFLIRDGYWLDDDYTYAYVTIGFINEPEHVSNVQIHYEGQLVETDMVNQSFINISSSNEQWDEMHPIEFFNEQGEDIGGYMRGFMEEGAYCH from the coding sequence ATGGCTATTGTTAGCAATGTTCTATTATACGTAGCCTTCGCATTTCTTACTGGCTATGCACTATTGCAACTTGTTCCAACAAACGTTCGACCAGAGCTTACCTTCAAAAAGAAGTATGTCTATTATTTACTACTAATCATAATTGTTGCTGGCTTTTTACCTATTTTATCTATAAGTCAATTTATTTCTGTTCAATATGAAGCCTCTTTTATTAAGACTTTAGGAAATGTCATGTCTTCTTATAATATGGGGACGTCATGGTTGTTGATGGTGTTGCTAACAGCTTTTATAGCATTACTAGTAAAAATAGATATAGCTTATAGCCGATATATAGTATTTGTTATAGTGTTAGGTCTACATTTTGCTGCTGGTTGGGCGAGTCATGCAGTGTCATTACAGTCAATTCAAGGTTTGCTGGCAAATAGTCTTCATTTTATTGCTGTTACCGCATGGATAGGGACTGTACTTGTGATAGGTTTCTTCTCGAAGGAATTTTCCAACTGGAGAGGTTTTGTGAGATGGTTTTCACCGTTAGCCATTTTTGCAGTTGGTTTATTGTTTCTCTCAGGATTTTTATTAATGGGAATGATTGTTCCTGAATATGTGAATTCATGGGCGTTAACTTACGGACAATTATTACTTTTAAAGCATTTACTCATAATTCCAATCCTTGTATTTGGTTTCAGCCATGGATTTTTATTACGAAGAAAAATTGCAAAAGCAGAGTCCTTTTCGATTCGGTCTTTTAGGTTAGAGGGATTGATTGCAATTGTAATTTTTGTTGTAACAGCGATTATGACAGAAACAACTCCACCACACGAGGTAGCTCGAACACTTCAATTTGTTGAGCCGTCAGCATTATTTTTAAACTTTTATCATGGTCAAATTATTCCATTTCCTGGGCTTGGGATTGTTATAGGGCTACCATCAATATTATTCTTTATCTTTTCAATAGCACTAGTTACTATGTTGCTCATTTTCGTATTCAAACAGAAGCGATTATTTGTTGCTAGTATTGTTGCTGTAGCCTTTATTCTATCTACGTATATTGCCCTTATGGTAAGTGTTGTTCAAAATGACTCAAACGTAGATATGACATTATATTCAACTGTTGAAGAGGCAGTTGAGGCTGGTGTTGTTGAAGGCGAAAACCCTACTGTTTTACAAACAGTTACTCACCTTAATCAATATAAAGTAGTACTATATCATGTAAATAACGAACGATTAGTAACGGAGCTTCTTCATATAGAAGAAAACGGAGACGGTTATTACCGCTTACCGGAATCAATGTTAACAGTTGGGGGCGTACCAATCTCACAAGCTGAGCATAAAATCCGAACATTTTTAATTCGTGATGGCTATTGGTTGGATGATGACTATACCTATGCTTATGTCACGATAGGTTTTATTAATGAACCAGAACATGTATCTAATGTGCAAATTCATTACGAAGGACAGCTTGTTGAAACAGATATGGTTAACCAAAGCTTTATTAATATATCAAGTTCTAATGAGCAATGGGATGAAATGCACCCTATTGAATTCTTTAATGAACAAGGAGAAGACATTGGTGGCTACATGAGAGGCTTTATGGAAGAAGGAGCTTATTGTCATTAA
- a CDS encoding DMT family transporter: MDTKKLWVIYLMLGFATSIWGSAFIAGKFAVESFEPATVAFLRFFGAVILLFPIMWVMDKEKIKPSMKDWGMFALLGLTGIAIYNICFFLASKHAPVIKSSLFIATNPVLIVLFSAMFLKERITRNHIIGMIVALFGVAFIITDGQLLSIFEIGFQGIDVILLMAVITWALYSVLGKVVLKKYSAIVSTTYAVAFGTVFLLPFALVETSWSDVQSASLEAWISIAHMSIFVTVISFIIYYHGIKQVGAAKASIFINVMPVSAVIMATIFLGETFTIAHGIGAILVLTGVYTGMYVKKSKINKIHENKSA, encoded by the coding sequence ATGGATACGAAGAAATTATGGGTCATCTATCTAATGCTAGGTTTTGCAACTTCCATATGGGGAAGTGCATTTATTGCAGGGAAATTTGCTGTTGAAAGCTTTGAGCCTGCAACAGTAGCTTTTTTACGTTTCTTTGGAGCAGTAATACTCTTATTTCCTATTATGTGGGTCATGGATAAAGAGAAAATCAAGCCATCAATGAAGGATTGGGGTATGTTTGCATTGCTCGGCTTAACAGGAATCGCTATTTATAATATTTGTTTCTTTCTTGCCAGCAAGCATGCGCCAGTAATAAAAAGTTCGTTGTTTATTGCTACAAATCCCGTATTGATTGTTCTGTTTTCAGCTATGTTTTTAAAGGAAAGAATTACAAGAAATCATATAATTGGAATGATTGTAGCATTATTTGGGGTGGCTTTTATTATTACAGATGGACAGCTACTGTCAATTTTTGAAATTGGTTTTCAAGGAATTGATGTAATATTGCTTATGGCTGTTATTACTTGGGCTTTATATAGTGTTCTTGGTAAGGTAGTTTTAAAGAAATATAGTGCGATTGTTTCCACTACTTATGCAGTCGCATTTGGTACTGTTTTCTTGCTTCCTTTTGCTCTAGTGGAAACTTCTTGGAGTGATGTGCAATCAGCAAGTCTTGAAGCGTGGATTTCTATTGCGCATATGAGCATCTTTGTCACAGTTATTAGCTTTATTATCTATTATCATGGGATAAAGCAGGTTGGCGCAGCTAAGGCTTCTATTTTTATTAATGTCATGCCTGTATCTGCTGTGATTATGGCAACGATATTTTTAGGAGAGACGTTTACTATTGCACATGGAATTGGAGCAATTTTAGTATTAACTGGCGTTTATACAGGAATGTATGTAAAGAAAAGTAAAATTAACAAGATACATGAAAATAAATCTGCTTAA
- a CDS encoding AAA family ATPase: protein MNRDKQMNIDTIKNKIMSEECLISEAELKRMLHYLEGEEPQSEGNNSLSDVTSSVMGLLAEARLKRVGYDPIGSELIEKALTIDPRNLKANLYLIKQSLEYLKAHVLDEPFPHLRETDHSAAKRTVAVSYYELGQLFFSKLSVFKTHLSKIKQAAKTSDNQSELEKAQRLESVLEDMVDPLEEIIRLTEEAASKKSGVFYAAGQVNQIRAKLSEVKELKDKWDTIIEEHSDSSDSSKTMEELNKMIGLIPVKERVKRLYRFLQYQKLREEKGFHSEDEQSLHMIITGNPGTGKTMLARLLATIYYELGILPRREVIEVNRSQLVGGFMGQTEENTLSIIKNAVGGVLFIDEAYSLKRDGAAGNDYGQTAIDTIVAAMTSGEYAGKFAVVLAGYPEEMRQFLWANPGLRSRFPDHNHIEIPDYSMDELIQIAEKVALDNDYIFSSEAIVELKKRIEKEQVDELFGNARTVKNIVMDIIFKKGSHHPLISEPSIDDLTILDKVHVVDEGINHIEFNPLEELENLIGLTEVKREVKSLADFVQVQQLRRENDLPVAPIQLHSIFTGNPGTGKTTVAKLYSQVLKEIGLLKKGHLLVVGRSDIVAGYVGQTAIKTKKKIREALGGVLFIDEAYSLASGGSNDFGHEAIDTIVEEMTKHNENLVVILAGYPLEIERLLLKNPGLRSRFKKDFAFHDYTGEELLEIMKGYAKKLGYSIEQEAFEKLEITLAQIDLSGNGRFAVDYVDRSIQAQARRIVAENRELDQDDLITLTVKDFEID, encoded by the coding sequence ATGAATAGAGATAAACAAATGAATATAGATACGATAAAAAATAAGATTATGAGCGAAGAGTGCCTAATAAGTGAAGCGGAATTAAAGCGTATGTTGCACTATCTAGAAGGTGAGGAACCACAGTCTGAAGGAAATAATTCCCTTTCTGATGTGACTTCTTCTGTCATGGGATTATTAGCAGAAGCAAGGCTTAAACGAGTTGGGTACGACCCCATTGGCAGCGAATTAATTGAAAAAGCTCTTACGATAGATCCTCGAAATTTAAAAGCAAATTTATACCTGATAAAGCAATCACTTGAGTATTTAAAAGCACACGTCTTAGATGAACCGTTTCCTCATTTGCGTGAAACGGACCATAGCGCAGCGAAGAGAACGGTAGCTGTCTCGTATTATGAATTAGGGCAGTTATTCTTTTCAAAACTTAGTGTTTTCAAAACTCATTTATCTAAAATTAAGCAAGCAGCGAAAACTAGTGATAATCAAAGTGAGCTTGAAAAGGCGCAACGGTTAGAAAGTGTACTAGAAGACATGGTTGATCCTCTTGAAGAAATTATTCGCTTAACAGAGGAGGCTGCTAGTAAAAAATCTGGAGTTTTTTATGCAGCAGGTCAAGTAAATCAAATACGTGCGAAACTTTCCGAGGTAAAGGAATTAAAAGATAAGTGGGACACGATTATTGAAGAGCATTCGGATAGCTCCGATTCGAGTAAGACAATGGAAGAATTAAATAAAATGATAGGTCTGATTCCTGTAAAAGAACGAGTTAAACGGTTGTATCGGTTTCTGCAATATCAAAAGCTCCGAGAAGAAAAGGGTTTTCATAGTGAGGATGAACAAAGTCTTCATATGATTATCACTGGGAACCCAGGAACAGGGAAAACGATGCTAGCAAGATTACTTGCTACTATTTATTACGAATTAGGAATTCTGCCGAGAAGAGAGGTTATCGAGGTAAATCGTTCACAGCTTGTTGGAGGTTTTATGGGTCAAACGGAAGAGAATACATTATCTATCATTAAAAATGCTGTCGGTGGCGTTTTATTTATTGATGAAGCATATAGCCTTAAACGTGATGGAGCTGCAGGCAATGATTATGGACAAACAGCAATTGATACGATTGTAGCTGCGATGACGAGTGGTGAATATGCAGGTAAGTTTGCGGTTGTGTTAGCGGGGTACCCAGAAGAGATGAGGCAATTTCTCTGGGCAAATCCCGGCTTACGAAGTCGTTTTCCGGATCATAATCATATTGAAATCCCTGACTATTCGATGGATGAATTAATTCAAATAGCTGAAAAAGTCGCATTAGATAATGATTATATTTTCTCAAGTGAAGCAATTGTTGAATTAAAAAAAAGAATTGAGAAAGAACAGGTTGATGAGTTATTTGGAAATGCAAGAACAGTGAAGAATATCGTTATGGATATCATTTTTAAAAAGGGTTCACATCACCCTTTAATATCAGAGCCTTCTATTGATGATTTAACTATTCTAGATAAAGTTCATGTTGTGGATGAAGGGATTAATCATATTGAATTTAACCCGTTGGAAGAATTAGAGAATTTAATTGGACTAACAGAAGTGAAACGGGAAGTAAAGTCATTAGCTGACTTTGTTCAAGTTCAGCAGTTAAGACGAGAGAATGACTTACCTGTTGCCCCTATACAGCTTCATTCAATTTTTACCGGTAATCCAGGGACAGGAAAAACAACGGTAGCAAAGTTGTATTCACAAGTACTTAAGGAAATCGGCTTATTGAAAAAAGGCCATCTTCTTGTCGTAGGACGATCAGATATAGTTGCGGGCTACGTTGGACAAACAGCTATAAAAACGAAAAAGAAAATAAGAGAAGCATTAGGTGGCGTTTTGTTTATTGATGAGGCGTACTCATTAGCAAGTGGTGGTAGTAATGACTTTGGGCATGAAGCAATTGATACAATTGTAGAAGAAATGACTAAGCATAATGAAAATCTTGTTGTTATTTTAGCGGGCTATCCATTGGAAATAGAACGGTTATTATTAAAGAACCCAGGACTTCGTTCAAGGTTTAAGAAGGATTTTGCGTTTCATGACTATACAGGTGAGGAATTACTTGAAATCATGAAAGGCTATGCAAAGAAACTAGGATATTCCATTGAGCAAGAAGCGTTTGAAAAGCTTGAGATCACATTGGCTCAAATAGACCTAAGTGGAAATGGACGGTTTGCAGTTGATTACGTAGATAGAAGTATTCAAGCACAGGCTAGAAGGATTGTTGCTGAAAATAGAGAATTAGATCAGGATGACCTAATTACTTTAACAGTGAAAGATTTTGAAATTGATTGA
- a CDS encoding acyl-CoA thioesterase, with the protein MKKAVVDVEVRYAETDQMGVVHHSSYVIWCELGRTRLIKELGFSYAQMEKEGILSPVLEINLQYKKPTVYGETVKVHTWIESYDGLRVIYGYDIVNEEGKTCVTGTSTHVCVNKENFKPISIRRQLPEWHEVYEKEKKQL; encoded by the coding sequence ATGAAAAAGGCAGTAGTAGATGTAGAAGTACGGTATGCTGAAACAGACCAAATGGGGGTTGTTCATCATTCGAGCTATGTCATATGGTGTGAGCTTGGACGTACAAGACTAATTAAGGAACTAGGGTTTAGTTATGCCCAGATGGAGAAGGAAGGGATTCTGTCTCCTGTATTGGAAATTAATTTACAATATAAGAAACCGACAGTATATGGTGAAACGGTTAAAGTTCATACGTGGATAGAATCGTATGATGGACTTAGAGTGATATATGGTTATGACATTGTTAATGAGGAAGGAAAGACATGTGTTACTGGTACTAGTACTCATGTATGTGTAAATAAAGAAAATTTTAAACCAATCTCAATTAGAAGACAATTACCTGAATGGCATGAAGTGTACGAAAAAGAGAAAAAGCAACTATAA
- the tlp gene encoding small acid-soluble spore protein Tlp, which yields MAKPDNRKNNVERLKQMRENTIENIEAAEETMSHDMSDKDKRDIQEKNERRKDSIQAFEAEIKDEQADRERGEY from the coding sequence ATGGCGAAACCTGATAACCGAAAAAATAATGTTGAGCGATTAAAACAAATGCGTGAGAACACGATTGAGAACATCGAAGCAGCAGAAGAAACAATGTCTCATGATATGTCGGATAAAGATAAACGAGATATCCAAGAAAAAAACGAACGTAGAAAAGATAGTATCCAAGCTTTTGAAGCTGAAATTAAAGATGAACAAGCTGACCGCGAGCGCGGAGAATATTAA
- the nadE gene encoding ammonia-dependent NAD(+) synthetase, whose protein sequence is MQQEVIEALQVKPIINPKDEIRSRIEFLKKYLVHTGAKGYVLGISGGQDSTLTGKLTQMAINELNEECGGKSYTFYAVRLPYGEQKDEVDAQDAIKFIKADNTVTINIKEAVDASYQSFLHATGETLSDFNKGNTKARERMKAQYDVGAHYQCLVVGTDHGAEAITGFFTKHGDGACDVAPIYGLNKRQGKALLQELGCPEHLYLKVPTADLEDDKPGLPDEVSLGITYDELDDYLEGKKVSNDIQEKIEKRYRQTEHKRHLPVTVYDKWWTC, encoded by the coding sequence ATACAGCAAGAAGTTATTGAAGCATTACAGGTTAAACCTATTATCAACCCAAAGGACGAAATTCGTAGTAGGATTGAGTTTTTAAAGAAGTATTTAGTACATACTGGTGCAAAGGGCTATGTGTTAGGAATATCAGGTGGACAAGATTCTACACTAACTGGAAAGCTAACACAAATGGCGATAAATGAATTAAATGAAGAGTGTGGAGGAAAGAGCTATACGTTTTATGCTGTTCGTCTCCCCTATGGTGAACAGAAAGATGAGGTGGATGCACAGGATGCTATAAAGTTTATTAAAGCTGATAATACAGTAACAATCAATATTAAAGAAGCTGTAGACGCCTCTTATCAATCATTTTTACATGCTACAGGAGAAACCCTGTCTGATTTTAATAAAGGAAATACAAAAGCGAGAGAACGAATGAAGGCACAATATGATGTAGGTGCCCATTATCAGTGTTTAGTTGTAGGAACAGACCACGGGGCAGAAGCGATTACTGGCTTTTTCACAAAGCATGGTGACGGAGCGTGTGATGTTGCCCCAATTTACGGATTAAATAAACGACAGGGGAAAGCACTTCTCCAAGAGCTTGGCTGTCCAGAGCATTTATATTTAAAGGTGCCAACAGCTGACTTGGAAGATGATAAGCCTGGTCTTCCTGATGAGGTATCATTAGGGATAACGTATGATGAATTAGACGATTACTTAGAAGGTAAAAAGGTATCTAACGACATCCAAGAAAAAATTGAAAAACGATATCGTCAAACTGAACATAAGCGTCACTTACCAGTTACTGTTTATGATAAATGGTGGACATGTTAA
- a CDS encoding DUF4352 domain-containing protein, with protein sequence MNWKIGLLTGLNAILFMLIGYWLGNSYPLGGEATSNEVHSSGSKNTQYEIGDEVEINGLSIMVHGVKYEEQEQDGNQFVIVDVTVANNKQHIYEFTPYKMVLMDPDGYGYDYDSRIETKGILGGQIGPGRKVRGELGFYVPTFSEYEFIYTDHLRTGQVVWNLKENKKRW encoded by the coding sequence ATGAATTGGAAGATTGGATTGTTAACTGGGTTGAATGCAATCTTGTTTATGCTGATTGGATATTGGTTGGGCAATAGTTATCCTTTAGGTGGTGAAGCTACATCTAATGAGGTTCATTCCAGTGGTAGTAAGAATACTCAATATGAAATTGGGGATGAAGTTGAAATTAATGGCTTATCGATTATGGTCCACGGTGTAAAGTATGAGGAACAGGAACAAGATGGTAACCAATTTGTTATTGTCGATGTAACTGTTGCTAATAATAAGCAACACATATATGAATTTACCCCTTATAAAATGGTTTTAATGGATCCAGATGGATACGGATATGATTATGATTCTAGAATTGAAACGAAAGGTATTCTTGGTGGCCAAATTGGTCCAGGAAGAAAAGTAAGAGGTGAATTAGGATTCTATGTCCCTACTTTTTCAGAATATGAATTTATTTATACTGATCATTTAAGAACGGGGCAAGTGGTCTGGAACTTGAAAGAGAATAAGAAAAGGTGGTAA
- a CDS encoding PHP domain-containing protein has translation MEPKNNNADLHMHSTASDGGYTPSELMKKCAEVGLEIVALTDHDTMEGIAEAVETGKQLGLTVIPGIEFSTKYAGKSVHVLGYGLEQGNEELQKLLTEQQNMRRERLDTIIKKLHLVGIKINPEDVLEFVDGGSIGRPHVAKALVKHGYVKDVAEAFEKYLAEGKPCYVGKEKEMTPEEAIGWIHECKGVAILAHPVYYNLDEAIEIWVKEYHLDGVEVFHRDHTDEDRIKYNTIINNLENSSQIKLLKTGGSDFHHEDYGRVKEPLGITRVSNRLAEELIEAIKVRR, from the coding sequence ATGGAACCTAAAAATAATAACGCAGATCTACATATGCATTCGACAGCATCAGATGGTGGCTATACTCCAAGTGAATTAATGAAAAAGTGTGCGGAAGTTGGTTTGGAGATTGTCGCTTTAACTGATCACGATACAATGGAAGGCATCGCTGAAGCTGTTGAAACAGGAAAGCAGCTTGGTTTAACTGTTATCCCTGGGATTGAATTTTCTACTAAATATGCTGGAAAGAGTGTTCATGTTCTTGGATATGGGTTAGAGCAAGGTAATGAGGAGTTACAGAAGCTACTAACAGAACAGCAAAACATGAGAAGAGAACGGTTAGATACAATTATTAAAAAGTTACATCTCGTTGGAATTAAAATCAATCCAGAGGATGTACTGGAATTTGTCGATGGTGGTAGTATAGGTAGACCACATGTTGCCAAGGCATTAGTAAAGCATGGCTATGTTAAAGATGTAGCGGAAGCCTTCGAAAAGTATCTTGCTGAAGGGAAGCCTTGCTACGTTGGGAAAGAAAAAGAGATGACTCCTGAGGAAGCAATTGGTTGGATACACGAATGTAAAGGAGTCGCTATTCTTGCTCACCCTGTGTATTATAACTTAGATGAAGCAATTGAAATTTGGGTTAAGGAATATCACCTTGATGGTGTAGAGGTTTTTCATAGAGACCATACAGACGAAGATAGGATTAAATATAATACAATTATAAATAATCTTGAGAACTCATCACAAATAAAACTATTAAAGACAGGGGGATCTGACTTCCATCATGAAGATTATGGAAGAGTAAAGGAACCGCTTGGAATTACAAGAGTGAGCAATAGGTTAGCGGAGGAATTGATAGAAGCAATAAAAGTAAGACGATAA
- a CDS encoding HD-GYP domain-containing protein yields the protein MIEISEYDLETMELAKPVYDAKGRVLLGAGNQIHPKYLERLKDLGITYLIVDDAVSKGITLDEMMDMPKWIDVIKELETVFEAVKQKQTFLVRTIQQIAIKLIEEVKKRKAILLVPSTSVSDDMQVYAHSVNITLIAIQIGRFMQYNEMQIRDLAVGCLLHDIGKAITNDRTEHPEKGFEIIRNVREISLLSAHIAYQHHEKLSGEGFPRKITGGDFLECAQICGIANLYETMISNEGKTAYQAMEDIMVLTDKDYSHSVINALFKSVPSFLPGTKVRLSTKQEAIVTCIDTHIHRPTVRINETEEEIRLDSNPTILIEEELVGTL from the coding sequence GTGATAGAAATATCGGAATATGATTTAGAAACAATGGAATTAGCAAAACCTGTTTACGATGCGAAAGGTAGAGTGTTACTCGGGGCAGGTAATCAAATTCATCCTAAATACTTGGAAAGATTAAAGGATTTAGGGATTACATACTTAATTGTTGATGATGCGGTATCAAAAGGAATTACATTAGATGAAATGATGGACATGCCTAAGTGGATTGACGTTATTAAAGAGCTAGAAACTGTTTTTGAAGCAGTAAAGCAGAAGCAAACATTCCTTGTACGTACGATTCAGCAAATTGCCATTAAATTAATTGAAGAAGTTAAGAAACGGAAGGCTATTTTACTCGTCCCTTCAACATCAGTATCAGATGATATGCAAGTGTATGCTCATAGCGTAAACATCACATTAATCGCGATACAAATTGGGAGATTTATGCAATATAATGAGATGCAGATACGGGATTTAGCTGTTGGCTGCTTGCTGCATGATATTGGTAAGGCCATAACAAATGACCGAACGGAGCATCCTGAAAAGGGCTTTGAGATTATTCGAAATGTCCGTGAAATCAGTTTATTATCGGCACATATTGCATATCAACATCATGAAAAACTATCAGGCGAAGGATTTCCGAGAAAAATAACTGGTGGCGATTTCTTAGAGTGTGCTCAAATCTGTGGAATTGCTAATCTTTATGAAACGATGATTTCTAATGAAGGTAAGACAGCGTATCAAGCTATGGAGGATATAATGGTCTTAACTGATAAAGATTATTCGCATAGTGTAATTAACGCTTTATTTAAGTCGGTACCATCATTCTTACCTGGCACAAAGGTAAGATTAAGTACAAAACAGGAAGCGATTGTGACTTGTATTGATACACATATCCATAGACCGACAGTTAGAATCAATGAGACAGAAGAAGAAATACGATTGGATTCCAATCCGACAATTTTGATCGAAGAAGAATTAGTTGGGACATTGTAA